TAATATTCTACTTCAGGTACTCAGAATTCTGAAAGTGAATGTTGCACACACACAACTGGGTGATACAGAAATGAGTATATGTTGCCACTTAGGCAAATGCTGCAAATCTTTGTCAAATTATCTCACATttaaaaatactgtatataaaaTTACACAGGTATAATTATGTGTTGTTATTATCATAGCAAAGACAATAGTCTGCATGTTTCCGAGAAGTCCAACCATATACTTCTGATTGCTGAATTGGTTTGTATgaaagaagtacatgtatatatacaatgtatgtatcacGTGAAAGTCTCTTGTGAACATGGAAATTTGTATGGCCTGTAGGCAGACATTGATGGAGATGTACCTGCTCTGATCggaaatatgaatttaagtgTGAACTTCAACAACTCGTCATCACACCATTGTCTGGGACACATTCACCTGCCAGCAGTTATACGGATTTTAAATCTTCCTCTCCACAAAATGCCATTTTATTAAGTTTGAAATCTAAAATGTATGTTTGTGGTAGATAAATGAAACATCTTGCCCATTAACGCTGCTGGGATCGATCGAACAATTTTCGACATTCATATAACAACATGCATAATATAAGCCAGGTGGGCGTGTACCATTTTATCACAACCGTTGTCATGTTTGATACAATATAAATTGTAATATCTGTGACAAAACTGTTTAAGTGACAAGTTCAAAGAAAAGTGcttccattttttttcaaggGGCGTGTTCATAGTGGATGTTTCTGCTAGACTACGATGTAGTATagctgttattttttttccagcgATAGAGGTCGTCATTCTAATTTGTCGTGATGTCCAGTGAACGACAGCCTGACCAACAGTACCATAAAATGATGCAATAATACACCTTACTCGCTAAGCCTACAACTGAAAGATGCAAATCAGTCAACGTTGACAAACCTTCAGGATACTCGACATGTGTGAGAGATACGGCCTTCCACTTTATTTCCGAATTGTCCCACTCCGGTTTGTCCCAACCTGTCTCGAGACAGGACGCCATCTTGCAAGCAAATGTTCGACTGTTACATCGCAACTCCAGTGTACATTCAATAAAACTTTCCAATTGCTACagtaaattcaaaatttctgtaaaatttacaaaagaaaaaaGGCTTCAGACGAATGTCATATATTTCAgtgtaacaaaatataatattttcactCAACTCGATATTAGTGTTAACCTTTCACCTTGCGTAtatgggtcaaaggttacaacaTGGCCGCTTCCAGTAAAAGTACACATGCTTTGACTCTGAAAATATTAGCAGAATGTTCAACAACGAAAGCACGAACATGCAAATTAAAACTACCACATCACATTGTAGATACGCCAGTGTTTATGCCTGTTGGAACTCAAGGAACCATGAAAGGAATGACGACCAAACAGTTAGAAGAATTGAACTGCCAAATTATTTTAGGAAACACATATCATTTAGGAATGCGACCAGTaagaatgtttttgttttctactcaTACTTGTACAATTCTTGGGCATCTGatcaattttgataattaattcaatttttttctcgTTCCTTTTTCTGTTGTGTACCCTAGCcagtattcattcattcattcattcattcattcattcattcattcattcattcattcattcattcattcattcattcattcattcattcattcattcattcattcattcattcattcgtccatccatctatctatccatccatcagaataattactccaagattcatccatccattcattcatccatgcatttgtatacaatgtgcatgcattcatgcatacacatacatacatatatacatacatacatacatacatgcatgcatgcatgcatacatacatacatacatacatacatacatacatacatacatacatacatacatacatacttacatacataaaatgtgCATGTGTGCACAGAGTAAAGAGCAAGGTAATAAGGAGTCATCGCTTCTAAGTTCTATAGTTCTAGCAATCTTGTAATCAGCAGACATCAGGCAAGATTAGCTGCAAGCAAATCCAGACTCCCATTTACCTTTCTGAAATTCTCTCATTTTGTTACAATTCCTTTTATTTTACAATGGTTTGTAATCAAGTATATTTAAATAAACCacatattaattaatattaatcataaatttataattaattaatttagtgAATGATTTATAAATAGGTGTGCAGTGTGTATCATTCACTTAATTGATATGAGTAAAGTTAATAATACATGTTGTTTTCTTCACAGGGGCCTGAATTACTGGATAAAGCAGGAGGACTTCACAAATTCATGAATTGGAATAGGGCATTGTTAACTGTGAGTAAAACACAGTATATGTATCATTATTATTCCTTGTTCAAATTCTGTTGGAAATATCTTTCCCTTGAATCCCTATGATGTTAGTGACATTTGATTATTAATTTACAGGATAGTGGAGGTTTTCAGATGGTCTCCTTATTGAAACTAGCAGAGATAACTGAGGATGGTGTCAAGTTTCAATCACCACATGATGGATCTGAAATGCTTTTAACACCAGAGAAGTccattgaaatacaaaatagCATAGGGGCTGACATTATGATGCAGCTAGATGATGTGGTTCACAGTACAACAACAGGACCCAGAGTAGAAGAAGCTATGTATAGGTAAGTAAGATGTGGCCGTTCATAAAATGGCTTAAATAGGTGAGGAAGGGAGCATCCACTTCATAATATGTAACATATACTGTAGGTATTTAATAGCACTGTAGTGCTTGTGTGCTTTGTTGTTCTTTGAAAAGGtgatggctacatgtatatattatcatCATGAAACATACAAAGTACTTTTCTGCAATTTTGGGGAGTACTCATAATTGTTATTCAGGATTTCAGTGTATACCCATGTGACGGTCAACTTGACATTCTTGTTATACTAATCAGTACTGTAAGCCACATTAAATGCAGGGAAgactagatgtacatgtatgatgccGATAGGTGATATCCCTTGTTTCAAAAATACAGAATATTTTGAGTAAATATCTAATGTCTTGTCATTGCTACAGGTCAATAAGATGGCTGGATAGATGTATTGGCGCCCACAAAAGACCAACAGAACAAAATTTATTTCCAATAGTACAGGGAGGGTTGCAGCCCGAACTAAGAAAGATATGTGCAAAGGGTAGGTATGATTTAGAGGGAATATTAAGCAAAAAGGAATATAGTTCAGTTTCTGTGAGAATCCATAAATGGAAAGGCCAATGTATGAGTACATGAAGTTAGAACATGGGTGTGAAAGACTGGAATACCAAACATATACTCAAACTCATGTGATCATGGGGATAATAAATGGTTAACAATTCATTTAAAAGTCATCAATTTTTTGCAATTCTTTAGGGATATTGTTTTAGTGAAGAGCATGACAATAAGTATTATCACCAGGCTCTGTCTGTCAAATTGTGGATTTTCATCTACATAAGGTCCTACGTAAGAAGTCAATGCTTTCTATGATGTGTTCAATTCATTCACTAGAAATGGTGAAAAGAGATACACCTGGCTATGCTATAGGTGGGTTGAGTGGTGGGGAAGAAAAAGAACATTTTTGGAGAATGGTGACCTTATCAACTGATTTTTTACCGAAAGGAAAACCGAGGTACTTGATGGGTGTTGGGTAAGTAAACAAATTCCATTAACCTAAGTCCAAATGCATTATGTCTGCCCATGCATGTATGAGagcccacccacccaccaaatGATGTTTCTGCACTAGTTTAGAAAACTTGGTAACATAGGCAGAAATCttgtaaaactgtaaattttcaTTGAGTTCAGGTTTGGAACCCAGTGAAATTCAAAACTTGGCATATTACCTGCTTTTCAAAAAAATTCCaatgtttgtgtgtacatttgtgatAGTATACTATAAAATATGTATAGAATGTATAAAATGGAGTGTCCATATGTGTTACAGTGTTGATATGTGCAATATGATGTGCCCTTGGTCTACCCCTACCTTCTAAGTTTGAGCCAATTGTTAGGGAAACAAGGGGACAACCTCACCACTCAACATTTAGTTGATGTAACTACTAGAAAATCATCTATGAAAATTAACATGTAGGGAGACTAAGACATAAAAATGATAGTAATTACTTTGTATCTATCAATACTCTGTTAAACAATGACCCATTGATACCCTTGAGTTAGAGGTTATTAATGTGCTTATATACTGATTAACGtttacatttgatatgtttTCCTGTTTATTATCTTCCAGGTATGCTGTGGATTTAGTTGTATGTTGTGCATTGGGATGTGATATGTTTGATTGTGTCTTTCCAACAAGAACTGCTGTAAGTCTCCCTTCTATGTCTTCACTAAAttcagatcaatcaatcaatcaatcaatcaatcaatcaatcaatcaatcaatcaatcaatcaatcaatcaatcaatcaatcaatcatcaatcaatcaatcaatcattcaatcaaatttctatagtgcCGAtctccagagcaatgttctagCCAGCAGATTTCAAAATGTATCTAATTCCTGATATTTTTATTCCTTTTGTTTTTAGAGATTTGGTTCAGCCTTGCTTTTATCTGGTCAAATAAATCTGAAAAGTAAACAGTTTGCCAGAGACTACAGACCAATAGATGACAAGTGCCAATGTTCTACATGTAAAACACACACCAgagcatatctacatacaatagCTACACAAGAAACTGTAGCTTGTCATTTATTAACTGTACATAACATAGCTTTTCAGGTGAGTGTGTGTGTTaaagtgagggggggggggggttcaagaGAGCATACACACAATAGCTACCAAAGAAATTGTAGAATGTCATTTACTGACAGTACAAAATATGTCTTTCTTGGTCAGTGTTACTGGCATactttgtcaacattttacatCCAGAgagtgtgttgtgttgtgtttgtttatttgtttatttgtttgtgtgtctgtttgtgtgtgtgcataagTGTTCTATTATACATCAATTTAAATTAGTGAAAACTTATTATGCAATGGAATTCATAGCTATTTTGTCCAAATAATGGTCACAATTTTTGTTGTAAGTTATAAATCACAACTAAAAGTCTTGTTTTAATATTAAAGGGTGTTTATTTGTACTTATTGAATAAATCCATGAATTTTTGTCTTTTCTTGCAGATGAATTTAATGCGCAGTATACGAGAAAGCATATTGGAAGATAGGTTCCCTCAGTTCATCAAAGATTATATGAAAATTGCATATCCGGATGGGGATTATCCACAGTGGGTTAGGGAGTCTTTAGCATCAGTAAATGTTCATTTATAGCAAGTAGACTAGGGAGTTAGTTCAGCAACTTGTTTTAGCCAAAAGgttattattcaaaatattatgtaatatttttctATACCAATTTTAACTCAtaaatgtagaaacattttcaGTTCTAGTCAAATACTAGTACTTTGGTTGAATCAAGACTGCTGTTTTCTGACCCATTTTATATATGgtacattatcatatacattttttgtagtaCCTACAACCATATCAGTTTTATTACTATGGAGAAATTGCCAGCTCTAGCCTATACTGTAATGTACGCCACAGTGGGGCCAACCCaggggggctactccccttattttagtatacatatttgtgCTGCCATTTGGGgtgcgttttctagccctttggtttaaaatggggtctgttttttcgaactgaagagtctaaaacggggtccactttgcattataatttattttgcttggtctaaaatgtggtccactgtcctttaccaaatcataacttccattaattgccccaaaatgttgcctcctaaggaatatgtagaaacctgtaatggtctaaaattgatttttggtcaaagtgggtcta
The nucleotide sequence above comes from Glandiceps talaboti chromosome 10, keGlaTala1.1, whole genome shotgun sequence. Encoded proteins:
- the LOC144441390 gene encoding queuine tRNA-ribosyltransferase catalytic subunit 1-like, giving the protein MAASSKSTHALTLKILAECSTTKARTCKLKLPHHIVDTPVFMPVGTQGTMKGMTTKQLEELNCQIILGNTYHLGMRPGPELLDKAGGLHKFMNWNRALLTDSGGFQMVSLLKLAEITEDGVKFQSPHDGSEMLLTPEKSIEIQNSIGADIMMQLDDVVHSTTTGPRVEEAMYRSIRWLDRCIGAHKRPTEQNLFPIVQGGLQPELRKICAKEMVKRDTPGYAIGGLSGGEEKEHFWRMVTLSTDFLPKGKPRYLMGVGYAVDLVVCCALGCDMFDCVFPTRTARFGSALLLSGQINLKSKQFARDYRPIDDKCQCSTCKTHTRAYLHTIATQETVACHLLTVHNIAFQMNLMRSIRESILEDRFPQFIKDYMKIAYPDGDYPQWVRESLASVNVHL